One window from the genome of Candidatus Didemnitutus sp. encodes:
- the glmS gene encoding glutamine--fructose-6-phosphate transaminase (isomerizing) yields MCGIVGYVGKNKAAPLILEGLKRLEYRGYDSAGVAVWQDGGFAIAKKIGRVAGLEPEAAKLRLTGTYGMGHTRWATHGGVTDANAHPHLSSDGKIALIHNGVIENYVSIKKFLAGRGFTFKSETDTEVLCNAIAYHYAKEPVPSDPTESRFVTAVRKTLRHAEGTYGIVVMALDVPGELVTARKGSPLILGIGDGESLVASDVAAIVSRTQNVVYLKDGEIAHLTPKNFAITTLNAGDVSPVIDKVTWSISDAELNGYAHFMEKEIFEQPTALENTMRGRFSEDGSTAQFGGLNITASELRSYERFQFLACGTALHACMVTEHQIERFARVPVECDYASEFRYRNTPLDPATLFFTMSQSGETIDTLAAMREAKRKGYKVLAINNVVGSTIAREADGGIYQHVGPEVGVASTKAFTSQLLIGAMLALYIGRMRDMSFSDGAQIVQALKSAPDLVRTALKQADHIRGIAKRYAHYHDMLFLGRLSLFPIALEGALKLKEISYVHAEGYPAAEMKHGPIALISEHCPSVFFVSSGEMFNKVVSSMQEIKARKGKIIAVCTDACKLPDGLADEIIPIPECHEAVLPIVATIPVQLLSYYIAVELGRDVDKPRNLAKSVTVE; encoded by the coding sequence ATGTGCGGCATCGTTGGCTACGTCGGAAAAAACAAAGCAGCCCCCCTCATCCTCGAGGGGCTGAAGCGCCTCGAATATCGTGGCTACGACTCCGCCGGCGTCGCCGTTTGGCAGGACGGAGGGTTCGCCATCGCGAAGAAAATCGGCCGCGTCGCCGGCCTCGAACCGGAGGCCGCCAAGCTCCGCCTCACGGGCACCTACGGCATGGGGCACACCCGCTGGGCGACACATGGCGGCGTCACCGACGCCAACGCCCACCCGCATCTCAGCAGCGACGGCAAGATCGCCCTGATCCACAACGGCGTCATCGAGAACTACGTCTCGATCAAAAAATTCCTCGCCGGTCGCGGCTTCACTTTCAAGTCCGAGACCGACACCGAGGTCCTCTGCAACGCCATCGCCTACCACTACGCGAAGGAGCCGGTCCCGTCCGATCCGACGGAAAGCCGCTTCGTCACCGCCGTGCGCAAGACGCTCCGTCACGCCGAGGGCACTTACGGCATCGTGGTCATGGCCCTCGACGTTCCCGGTGAACTCGTCACCGCCCGCAAAGGCTCGCCACTCATCCTCGGCATCGGCGACGGCGAGAGCCTCGTCGCGAGCGACGTCGCCGCAATCGTCAGCCGCACCCAGAACGTCGTTTATCTCAAGGACGGCGAGATCGCGCACCTCACGCCGAAGAACTTCGCCATCACGACCCTGAACGCCGGCGACGTTTCGCCGGTCATCGACAAGGTCACCTGGTCGATCTCCGACGCCGAGCTGAACGGCTACGCCCATTTCATGGAGAAGGAGATTTTCGAGCAGCCCACGGCGCTCGAGAACACGATGCGCGGACGCTTCTCCGAGGACGGCAGCACCGCCCAGTTCGGCGGACTCAATATCACCGCGAGCGAGCTGCGCAGCTACGAGCGTTTCCAATTCCTCGCCTGCGGCACCGCGCTGCACGCGTGCATGGTCACCGAGCATCAGATCGAGCGCTTCGCCCGCGTGCCGGTCGAATGCGACTACGCCTCCGAGTTCCGCTATCGCAACACCCCGCTCGATCCCGCGACGCTCTTCTTCACCATGAGCCAGTCGGGCGAGACCATCGACACGCTCGCCGCCATGCGCGAAGCGAAGCGCAAGGGCTACAAGGTCCTCGCGATTAACAACGTCGTCGGCTCCACCATCGCACGCGAGGCCGATGGCGGCATCTACCAGCACGTCGGCCCCGAAGTCGGCGTCGCCTCGACGAAGGCCTTCACTTCGCAGCTGCTCATCGGCGCGATGCTCGCGCTCTATATCGGCCGCATGCGCGACATGAGTTTCAGCGACGGCGCGCAGATCGTCCAAGCGCTCAAAAGCGCGCCCGACCTCGTCCGCACCGCCCTGAAACAGGCCGATCACATCCGCGGCATCGCGAAACGCTACGCGCACTACCACGACATGCTGTTCCTCGGCCGCCTGTCGCTCTTCCCCATCGCGCTCGAAGGCGCGTTGAAGTTGAAGGAAATTTCCTACGTGCACGCCGAGGGCTACCCGGCCGCGGAAATGAAGCACGGCCCGATCGCGCTCATCAGCGAGCACTGCCCTTCCGTGTTCTTCGTCTCCAGCGGCGAGATGTTCAACAAGGTCGTCTCCTCGATGCAGGAAATCAAAGCCCGCAAGGGGAAGATCATCGCGGTCTGCACCGACGCCTGCAAATTGCCCGACGGCCTCGCGGACGAAATCATTCCGATCCCCGAGTGCCACGAGGCGGTCCTGCCGATCGTCGCCACCATCCCCGTCCAGCTGCTGAGCTATTACATCGCGGTCGAACTCGGCCGCGACGTCGACAAGCCGCGCAACCTGGCGAAATCCGTTACAGTGGAGTGA
- a CDS encoding HDOD domain-containing protein — MPEIVKLLNTLSGNTDEVSVMELAEVIQNDPIVMSKVIAAANTYYYNPNAVAVSNVIQAIHVIGFERIRSVAMSLMMAEQAARGQTAEEQRVITVQALTAGCLAQSMAAKRSLLDKDRAFVCGCMRSFGHIVMASCMFDDYKQAQQQDGSEDENYRRVFGLTPLELGYQLLQAANLPEEILVTLRSLPSEALAALEQRPDEQMLAVCECADRLADLACDPQIPIEEFANRSAELVRHFGNALPDLGDELHGLMQAATHQLDYIVRTFRLRNLPTRTISRLRSCRNSIDPERIAAQQAQAAAAAAAPAAAAAPTAPPFESANVSTAPPISTAPATATPSTERTPQSANPSMASPPAPRPVAAPEPSLAALKLPDYDWQASIKLLAGRLAEPGMTRAKLRETMLAVICAGLGSTESLLFLHRPKHTGFPLSEGFGQFHERLARSGTPPLLHRGDRTVFGVCLQRNENVNIHHAHDPKIATYLPAWFKGQAELGAFVLFPFTDAVHPQGVLLIGWPDACQITLPSYHVHAIRTTIAFVCKAQQRFHSDA; from the coding sequence TTGCCCGAAATCGTCAAGTTGCTGAACACACTCTCCGGCAACACCGACGAGGTCTCCGTCATGGAGCTGGCCGAGGTGATCCAAAACGATCCCATCGTGATGTCCAAGGTGATCGCCGCGGCGAACACCTACTACTACAACCCCAACGCTGTCGCCGTTTCCAACGTCATCCAGGCGATCCACGTGATCGGATTCGAACGCATCCGCTCCGTCGCGATGTCGCTGATGATGGCGGAACAGGCCGCCCGCGGCCAAACCGCCGAAGAGCAGCGCGTCATCACAGTCCAAGCACTCACCGCTGGCTGCCTCGCGCAATCGATGGCCGCCAAACGCAGCCTGCTCGACAAGGACCGCGCCTTCGTCTGCGGCTGTATGCGCAGCTTCGGCCATATCGTGATGGCGAGTTGCATGTTCGACGATTACAAGCAGGCACAGCAGCAGGACGGATCGGAGGATGAGAACTACCGTCGCGTCTTCGGCCTGACTCCGCTCGAACTCGGCTACCAATTGCTGCAAGCCGCGAACCTGCCCGAGGAAATTCTCGTCACGCTCCGCTCGCTCCCGTCGGAGGCGCTTGCGGCCCTCGAGCAGCGACCGGACGAACAGATGCTCGCCGTCTGCGAATGCGCCGATCGTCTCGCCGATCTTGCGTGCGACCCCCAAATACCTATCGAGGAATTTGCCAACCGCTCTGCCGAGCTGGTCCGGCATTTCGGCAACGCACTCCCGGATCTCGGCGACGAGCTGCACGGTTTGATGCAAGCGGCCACGCACCAGCTCGACTACATCGTGCGCACCTTCCGCCTGCGCAATCTGCCCACGCGGACGATCTCGCGACTGCGCTCGTGCCGCAACTCGATCGATCCGGAGCGTATCGCCGCTCAACAGGCGCAAGCCGCCGCCGCCGCCGCCGCGCCGGCGGCCGCAGCTGCACCGACCGCTCCGCCGTTCGAAAGCGCCAACGTTTCCACTGCGCCCCCGATCTCGACGGCGCCCGCCACCGCGACTCCATCCACCGAGCGCACCCCGCAGTCGGCGAACCCGAGCATGGCCTCGCCCCCCGCGCCTCGCCCTGTCGCGGCACCTGAGCCTTCGCTCGCCGCGTTGAAACTCCCTGACTACGACTGGCAGGCGAGCATCAAGCTGCTGGCCGGTCGCCTAGCCGAGCCGGGCATGACCCGCGCGAAATTGCGCGAGACGATGCTCGCCGTCATCTGCGCCGGCCTCGGTTCGACGGAATCCCTGCTGTTCCTGCACCGACCGAAGCACACCGGCTTCCCGCTGAGCGAGGGCTTCGGGCAATTCCACGAACGACTCGCGCGCAGCGGAACTCCGCCCCTGCTCCACCGCGGCGACCGGACCGTGTTCGGCGTCTGCCTACAGCGCAACGAAAACGTCAACATCCACCACGCGCACGATCCCAAGATCGCGACCTACCTCCCCGCGTGGTTCAAAGGACAGGCTGAACTCGGCGCCTTCGTGCTCTTCCCGTTCACCGACGCGGTGCACCCGCAAGGTGTGCTGCTCATCGGCTGGCCCGATGCGTGCCAAATCACTCTGCCTTCGTATCACGTGCATGCGATCCGCACGACAATCGCGTTCGTCTGCAAGGCGCAGCAGCGCTTCCATTCCGACGCTTAG
- a CDS encoding site-specific integrase yields the protein MSLGKQSKIVTDKQTEAMLAYLTRRRNGIRNRAVFLLSVKAGLRSKEIACLRWSMLVNPDGQLADAIHLTDDASKGQSGRVIPLNRNLKDALQGLYDRQRNAPGFDLASWFVVRSERSNRTSPQAVVNMFFRWYRDLGYVGCSSHSGRRTFITNAARRIGSVGGSLRDIQLMAGHRNLQTTQRYIEHDTECQRKVVNLV from the coding sequence ATGTCCCTTGGGAAACAGTCGAAGATCGTCACGGACAAGCAGACCGAAGCCATGCTTGCCTATCTAACTCGTCGTCGAAACGGCATCCGCAACCGAGCGGTATTCCTTCTCTCGGTGAAAGCCGGTCTCCGGTCGAAGGAGATAGCCTGTCTGCGCTGGTCCATGCTGGTGAACCCTGACGGGCAATTAGCCGACGCGATCCATTTGACCGACGATGCATCGAAAGGCCAATCTGGGCGGGTGATTCCGCTCAATCGCAATCTCAAGGACGCTTTGCAGGGCCTATACGACAGGCAGCGGAACGCTCCGGGATTCGATCTTGCCTCGTGGTTCGTCGTCCGGTCTGAGCGGTCCAATCGGACAAGCCCGCAGGCAGTGGTGAACATGTTTTTCCGCTGGTATCGAGATCTGGGTTACGTCGGATGCTCCTCCCATTCAGGGCGACGCACTTTCATCACGAACGCGGCGCGGCGAATCGGTTCCGTCGGTGGATCGCTCAGGGACATCCAATTGATGGCTGGTCACCGTAACCTTCAAACCACGCAGCGATACATTGAGCACGACACAGAGTGCCAGCGGAAGGTGGTGAACCTTGTCTGA
- the trpE gene encoding anthranilate synthase component I — MRVAPPRSEFLALSARGNVIPVTAELLADLETPVSAFAKLRAKGPAFLLESVEGGEHLSRYSFVGCNPRKIISARAGDGDPLQELEREMKQYRPVELPGLPPFTGGAVGYLGYEFIHGVERTVPLAARDELGVPMMWFMLCDSLVVFDRARQTLRLIVNAHIAADAGAAYDAAVAEIERLRAVLRAPCPIAPAEFGEADHITVPPGNHSQASFEKMVEDSKEFIRAGDIFQIVLSQRFTRAFSKTPLDLYRALRTVNPSPYMFILETGEFSLVGASPEVHVRLTGRHAEIRPIAGTRPRGKTPEEDAALEKDLLADEKEKAEHLMLVDLARNDFGRVCSYGSVKVPEFMTIERYSHVMHIVSQVEGQLAPERSAFDLMRATFPAGTVSGAPKVRAMQLIAQFEGTQRGTYAGALGYFSYNGNLDSCITLRTALLKDGQVHVQAGAGLVADSVPSTEYQETINKASALFKAIALAEKI, encoded by the coding sequence ATGCGCGTCGCCCCTCCCCGCTCCGAATTCCTCGCGCTCAGCGCGCGCGGCAACGTCATCCCGGTCACCGCCGAATTGCTCGCTGATCTCGAGACCCCGGTCTCGGCCTTCGCGAAGCTGCGCGCCAAAGGCCCGGCCTTCCTCCTCGAATCCGTCGAGGGCGGCGAACACCTCTCGCGCTACAGTTTCGTCGGCTGCAATCCCCGCAAGATCATCTCCGCCCGGGCCGGCGACGGCGATCCGCTGCAGGAACTCGAACGCGAGATGAAGCAATACCGCCCCGTCGAATTGCCGGGGCTGCCGCCGTTCACCGGCGGCGCGGTCGGCTACCTCGGCTACGAGTTCATCCACGGCGTCGAACGCACGGTGCCGCTGGCGGCGCGCGACGAGCTCGGCGTGCCGATGATGTGGTTCATGCTCTGCGACTCGCTGGTCGTGTTCGACCGCGCGCGCCAGACGCTGCGCTTGATCGTCAACGCCCACATCGCGGCCGATGCGGGAGCCGCCTATGACGCCGCAGTGGCGGAAATCGAACGCCTGCGCGCGGTCTTGCGCGCCCCCTGCCCGATCGCTCCGGCTGAATTCGGCGAGGCCGACCACATCACCGTTCCGCCCGGCAATCACTCGCAGGCCAGCTTCGAGAAGATGGTCGAGGATTCGAAGGAGTTCATCCGCGCCGGCGATATCTTCCAGATCGTGCTCTCGCAGCGCTTCACCCGCGCATTCAGCAAGACCCCGCTCGATCTCTACCGCGCGCTCCGCACGGTCAATCCCTCGCCCTACATGTTCATCCTCGAGACGGGCGAGTTCTCGCTCGTCGGTGCGTCTCCCGAGGTCCACGTCCGCCTCACCGGGCGCCACGCCGAGATCCGCCCGATCGCCGGCACTCGCCCGCGCGGCAAAACGCCAGAGGAGGACGCCGCGCTCGAAAAGGACCTGCTCGCCGACGAAAAGGAGAAGGCCGAGCACCTCATGCTGGTCGACCTCGCGCGCAACGATTTCGGCCGCGTCTGCAGTTACGGCAGCGTGAAGGTGCCCGAGTTCATGACCATCGAACGCTACTCCCACGTGATGCACATCGTGTCACAGGTGGAGGGACAACTTGCGCCAGAACGCTCCGCCTTCGACCTCATGCGGGCAACTTTCCCGGCTGGCACGGTCAGCGGCGCGCCGAAAGTCCGCGCCATGCAGTTGATCGCCCAATTTGAAGGCACCCAACGCGGCACCTACGCCGGCGCCCTCGGCTATTTCAGTTACAACGGCAACCTGGATTCCTGCATAACCCTCCGCACGGCACTGCTTAAGGATGGGCAAGTGCACGTCCAAGCCGGTGCCGGCCTCGTGGCCGATTCTGTGCCCTCGACCGAGTATCAGGAGACGATCAACAAGGCCTCGGCCCTCTTCAAGGCCATCGCCTTGGCCGAAAAAATCTAG
- a CDS encoding helix-turn-helix transcriptional regulator: MEKAVTQDLRLLGEGIRRHRQALDVSQEDFAELCDLHRTYIGQVERGEKNISFENILKIARGLKIKPSKLFSTAGL; this comes from the coding sequence ATGGAGAAGGCGGTGACCCAAGACCTACGGCTGCTTGGCGAAGGAATTCGCCGACACAGACAGGCGCTTGATGTCAGCCAAGAGGACTTCGCGGAACTGTGCGACCTCCACCGAACCTATATTGGGCAAGTTGAGCGCGGTGAGAAAAACATTTCGTTCGAAAACATTTTGAAGATTGCCCGCGGCCTAAAAATCAAACCGTCGAAATTGTTTTCGACCGCCGGACTGTGA
- a CDS encoding RNA polymerase sigma factor RpoD/SigA has product MPHRKKLLPAAPAVGETASVRVQTVSIPSVDEGLTVRPEIKPAPTAAQSEFDKASPVDRRDERSNLQLYLNEIRQTPLLTIEEEIKLAARIKRGDKSARDHMIKANLRLVVKIAYDYKDMGLPLMDLISEGNLGLIKAVERFDPAKGGKLSTYAAWWIKQSMKRALANQSKTIRLPVHLVDKIARMRRTIAALTDEFGREPTNEEIAYEMQMPINKIALLKTVSVRPASLDAPVGEDSDSATLGDLVGDESTIAPDADLGERNLRENLRAMVDSLEPREAEIIRLRFGLDGKDELTLEEVGKKFKVTRERIRQLEYLALSKIRRQMAKHDKQRTADEIDQETRAEERAQTIRDYLARNGKTND; this is encoded by the coding sequence ATGCCTCATCGCAAAAAGCTCCTCCCCGCTGCGCCGGCTGTCGGAGAAACCGCCTCAGTGCGCGTTCAGACTGTTTCAATCCCGTCCGTCGACGAAGGTCTGACGGTCCGTCCCGAAATCAAACCCGCGCCGACGGCGGCCCAGTCCGAGTTCGACAAAGCCTCCCCCGTCGACCGTCGCGACGAACGCTCGAATCTCCAACTCTACCTCAACGAAATCCGTCAGACGCCGCTCCTGACCATCGAGGAGGAGATCAAGCTCGCCGCCCGCATCAAGCGCGGCGACAAATCCGCCCGCGACCACATGATCAAGGCGAACCTCCGCCTCGTCGTGAAAATCGCCTACGACTACAAGGACATGGGCCTGCCGCTCATGGACCTCATTTCCGAAGGCAATCTCGGCCTCATCAAGGCCGTCGAGCGCTTCGATCCCGCCAAGGGCGGCAAGCTCTCCACTTACGCCGCCTGGTGGATCAAGCAGTCCATGAAGCGCGCCTTGGCCAACCAGTCCAAGACGATCCGCCTCCCCGTCCACCTCGTCGACAAGATCGCCCGCATGCGCCGCACCATCGCCGCGCTCACCGACGAGTTCGGTCGCGAGCCTACGAACGAGGAGATCGCTTACGAGATGCAGATGCCGATCAACAAGATCGCCCTGCTCAAGACCGTCAGCGTGCGCCCGGCCTCGCTCGATGCGCCCGTCGGCGAAGACAGCGACTCCGCCACGCTCGGCGACCTCGTCGGCGACGAAAGCACGATCGCGCCCGACGCCGACCTCGGCGAACGCAACCTCCGCGAAAATCTCCGCGCCATGGTCGACTCCCTGGAACCGCGCGAGGCCGAGATCATCCGGCTCCGCTTCGGTCTCGACGGAAAGGACGAGCTCACGCTCGAGGAAGTCGGCAAAAAGTTCAAAGTCACCCGCGAGCGCATCCGCCAGCTCGAGTATCTCGCGCTCTCCAAGATCCGCCGCCAGATGGCCAAGCACGACAAGCAGCGCACCGCCGACGAGATCGATCAGGAAACCCGCGCCGAGGAACGTGCCCAAACCATCCGCGACTACCTCGCCCGCAACGGCAAGACCAACGACTGA
- a CDS encoding recombinase family protein, producing MSETLHIYTRVSSVSQAQDGTSLETQRGMGEKAAKALGMTPKIWDEGSGSSNDDNFADRPILTQLLSTVDAGKAKHIWVFNTDRLARTQAAWSLIRLKLVAQNVTLWTTSGEFDMSDPTDKLILGVLSEISAYDNALRTERSRLGKLNRIRQGYWMGGPPPYGYTVQNKRLVPDKDEAQWVKFIFESYRDGKTVNEIRKKLLQNGVATRRRKTVWSSASIEALLTNTHYSGHYVVTDKKSGEVISSTCDPILPISLTQAVAEAKKKRSVHRVKESSQKHFYLLRGLLFCGHCGCQLSGRTYAKQYRSVYYCPRRERNHANLDPTQARKCSNGRYLKIAETDDLIWKTVMDVLSTSELFKSHFKEKIFTEKQSYGERMREANRLEKKLRGIDREIEGYATAILAVQSGDTASQKSPEEVAKIVHDITGLKLGLEADRSKLIAEIQAKRAQVKWVNWLTEYSEDLAKKRDLKGEERRKVLDGVIKTISVTTVDTRRHRLTITFKQPYHGAKFHYLDPKVRSKGGAITGGTETVDIPVDEDDAKKNTSA from the coding sequence TTGTCTGAGACGCTTCACATTTACACCCGGGTAAGCTCGGTATCGCAGGCGCAAGATGGCACGTCGCTAGAGACCCAGCGAGGAATGGGTGAAAAGGCCGCAAAGGCGCTCGGAATGACCCCAAAGATTTGGGACGAGGGCAGCGGTTCCAGCAACGATGACAACTTCGCAGATCGCCCCATCCTGACGCAGCTTCTTTCAACCGTTGACGCTGGAAAGGCGAAACACATCTGGGTCTTCAACACCGACCGCCTAGCACGAACTCAAGCGGCATGGAGTCTAATCCGCCTGAAACTGGTGGCCCAGAACGTGACCCTGTGGACCACCAGCGGAGAATTCGATATGTCGGACCCGACCGACAAATTGATACTCGGCGTGCTCTCTGAGATTAGCGCATACGACAACGCGCTCCGAACAGAACGTAGTCGGCTTGGGAAGCTGAACAGAATCCGCCAAGGTTATTGGATGGGAGGTCCTCCTCCCTACGGCTACACGGTCCAAAACAAACGTTTGGTTCCCGACAAGGACGAAGCGCAGTGGGTGAAGTTTATCTTTGAAAGCTACCGCGACGGTAAGACGGTAAACGAGATCAGGAAGAAATTGCTGCAAAACGGCGTCGCGACACGCCGGAGAAAGACAGTTTGGAGTTCGGCTTCCATCGAAGCTTTGCTGACCAATACCCACTACTCGGGGCACTACGTCGTCACCGACAAAAAATCGGGCGAGGTGATTTCTTCAACCTGTGATCCGATCCTACCGATATCTCTCACGCAGGCGGTTGCCGAGGCGAAAAAAAAGCGCTCGGTCCATCGGGTCAAAGAGAGCAGTCAAAAGCATTTTTATCTGCTCCGCGGCTTACTTTTCTGCGGGCATTGTGGATGCCAACTTAGCGGGCGGACCTACGCCAAACAGTATCGCTCGGTCTATTACTGCCCGAGGCGGGAGCGGAATCATGCAAACCTCGATCCCACTCAGGCTCGAAAATGCTCGAACGGTCGTTACCTCAAAATTGCGGAGACCGATGACCTAATTTGGAAGACAGTCATGGACGTCTTAAGCACGTCGGAGCTGTTCAAGTCCCACTTCAAAGAGAAGATTTTCACCGAGAAACAATCCTACGGTGAGCGAATGCGTGAGGCAAATCGCTTGGAAAAGAAGCTGCGCGGGATTGATCGTGAAATCGAGGGCTACGCCACAGCCATCCTGGCTGTCCAATCTGGGGACACGGCCAGCCAGAAATCACCCGAAGAGGTTGCCAAAATCGTCCATGACATCACTGGATTGAAACTGGGCTTAGAGGCGGATCGGTCAAAACTCATCGCTGAGATTCAGGCCAAGAGAGCCCAAGTTAAGTGGGTTAATTGGTTGACCGAATACAGCGAAGACCTCGCAAAAAAGCGTGACCTCAAAGGTGAAGAGCGGCGGAAGGTTCTAGACGGCGTCATCAAGACGATTTCTGTCACAACCGTCGATACCCGCCGCCATCGCTTGACGATCACGTTCAAGCAGCCGTATCACGGAGCGAAATTCCATTACCTTGACCCCAAGGTTCGTTCCAAGGGCGGCGCGATAACCGGCGGGACCGAGACGGTGGACATACCTGTAGACGAAGATGACGCTAAAAAAAACACCTCAGCTTAA